The genome window TGGCACCTGGGCTCTGCCAGCAGTTGGGCCTGCTGTGCCTGGGCAGAGGCCGGTGCGCAGCGAGGGGtgctcagcagccagggcaAAGGCAAATAAAGCACTAATGTGCTGAGGAGAAGCAGGGCCGTGGGCTGGTGACTCACTGCTGGCTGGAAACGGCTCCGGCCGGCTCCTCCGTGCCGGCTCTGCGGCGGCTGCTGCGCCCGTGCCAGGGACAGCAGGGACAGAGGCAGAGCGGGCTGCAGGGGATGCTCAGAGAAGACCCAGGTCTGGAGCAGCAGCCCATGGAGTAGCGACCCATCGGGGGGTGCTGCGGTGCTGGAGGAGGGCAGAGCGAGTGGGAtactgcctctgctgccagAGTTTCTTTGGGGGTTACCCGGGTTTCTCTCATagggaggagcaggcagagctggcagggcTCCCTGTGTCTCCAGATGAAGGTAAGGACAGCCCGGCATGGGGATGGGAGGAATGGGGTGGCTTTTGCACTctccctcctggagcagcatCATATGGGTCCAGCAGGAGGGTGTCCCCTGGcctggcagcagctccctgcaacCCCACACCCATCCAGCCCTGAGACCCCAGCCCCATTCCGTGCATCCACCTCAACAGCAGTGACCTCACCGTCCTCCCACTGCCTTGGCCCAGTTCCCTTCACCCCACAGGGGTTTACTGGGGGGTATCTGCCCAGAGAGCCTGCAGAAATGCCAGCGGAGATTTTGGGATCTCCCTTCAAGTGGTGTCAGGCTGGGGAGCGGACACTGCTGCCCAGCTCCAAACACCCTGTTTTGTCCCCAGGGAGGATGAGCAGTCCCCAGGGGCACCCAGACAGGGTTTTGGCTGGGAGTGAGCAGAGCGTGGAGCACGTTGGTGAGgtgagaggggagaggagggcagCAGGTTGGGGGGGCTCTTCCCTCAAACTGTCTCAGGCTCATGTGGACCCCCAGCTTCTCGGTGCTGCTCTTGTTGGAATGTTGTCCGGCACCAGGGAGGGGTTTGCTCCAACAGTACCCTTGTGTCCCCCAGGTGCCAGGCACGGACAGACAGGAGGTGGCTGTGCACACCAGGGACAGTGCTGGGGCCAAGGAAGGTGGGTGAGTCCCCTCCCAAGCCCCTGCCTTAGGGGAAGGCTTGGAGAAGCTGGGCATGAGTGTGGGAACAGCATGGCCTGATGAGAGTCATCTCCTttgatggggacatggggaagGGAGACTGGGCTGGAGGGGTCTGAAGCCCCCTGATGCTGGGGGAAGGACTGGGATGGTCCCACACCATGGGCACTTCCTATCTGCTGGGACAGGAgggcagagggaggaggaatGGCCAAGGAAAAGCTTTCACATGTGGTCTCTCCCATGGCattgctgccttcctgcagaTGCACAAACCCCAGAGGAGCCACTGCTGAGTTTCCCCAGTGAGCTCGTGGTGCTGGAGAGACTCGGCTTGCATGGGTAAGAGCAGAGAGCACCTCCAGGGACTATGGGACAGGGGGGTCCCATAGCAGGGCACTGCGTGCTCCAGGGGTCAGACTTGCCTCCTTTTCCACTGTACAAGAGCCCATCCTCCAGAGAAGGGGCACTTGGGCTTCTGGAGGTGGCTGGCACCCCTGCGAGCAGACCAAGGGCATTTTCAGCACGCAGTCCAACCCTGACAGCACTTCTCTTTCCACAGGGTGGCTTTGACAGAGCAGGATGTGGAGGtgagggctggggaagggggaggctggggaagggggacacagggactttgctggctcatggtcccAGGGCTGTGCCCTGCTCCTGGCCACCCTCCAGGCACCGCAGTCCCCTGGCAGCCACAAATCCCTTTCCTGGCGATGCTGTTGGCGTTTGGAGGCAGCTGCATTTCCACAGCAAGATGAGCCCATGCTCGGCATTCCCACCGGGTGCTCTGCAGCTTGCCAAAAGCACCCCTAAGCCGGGGAGGTGGTGGAAGCCACGCTAATAAAAACCATTTTGCTGTGAGTGCCAGGGCTGAGTCAGGCTCCGCTGTCAGCTGGGACCTGCAGTGAGGGCTGGCATCTGCCTGGTGTGTGCTATTGCCAGGAGGGCTTGGGATTGACATGCATTACCCATGGGACACGTCTCTTGGGCAGGATGGCATCTCATGGGGACCATCCCCATTACACAGCAGCCTAATGGCTTCTGGGGCAAATGCTAACTATCCTTCACACTGCCCTGCTTGGTGGCTTGCTAAGGGGGTCTGTCTGTGCCTTGGGGACAGCAGCGCATGGCCCTGGTGGCATCCCCTTCACACTGTGTCCCacctctctccctcctgcctgcaggcagccttTACCCACCTCGCCCTGGCCTTTCGCTGTGATGTGTTCACCCTGCAGCAGCGGGTGCAGGTGGAGAAACGGGCACGGGATGCGGCAGAGGAAAACatccaggaggagctggggcagTGCCGGGCTGCTCTGGAGGTAGGTGGGCATCAGGGCAGGGAGCTGGCATCTACTGGGGACATCCAGCCCCAGAGGGGTTTGGACAACCCAAAGTCCTGGCTCCAGCAGCTTCGTCCTTTCCCTCCATAGAGGCTGGGTCCGTTCTGCACTGACACGGGCTGCAGGgagacactggagcagcttcagcacagcctggctgtgctggcaaCTGCTGTGGAGCGGGCAAccagtgctgcagagaagcTGGGGGCTGTACATCAGGTCTGTGATGTCTGTACCCTGCAAGGCTGGGAGCTATGAGGGCAGCTGTGGATGGACTTGGGGACCCACCCTGGGCTTGCTGGGGTTTGTCCCTCCTCGAGGTGCTGATGTTGACTTCCTGAACATGGCATGAcatgaagaagttcttccctgtgagggtggtgaggcactggcatgggttgcccaaagaagtggtaaatgctccatccctggcagtgttcaaggccaggttagacagagccttgggcagcctgctctagtggaaagtgtccctgcccatggcagggggttggaactggatgatcttaaggccctttccagaccaaaccgttctatgattctgtgtttgcaCGTACTGGGTGCAAGGGATCTGCCTGCCATTGGGAGCGTTTGCACTCCCTGGGTGGATGCACAAtgcaggacaggcagggatCTGGGTCTTTAGGGGCCAGGGAATGAGGAGCCTGATCTCCCATCCTGCCTGGCCGCAGGAGGCCCGGATGAGCCGAGCAGCAGAGGTGATGGTCCAGCACGTGGAGAACCTGAAGCGGCACCACCTGCGGGAGCACACGGAGCTGGAGGAGATGAAGCGCCTGATCCAGCAGAACTCCCGCAACCGGCAGCTGGCAGAGAGCCAGGGTGAGGTGGGCTCTGCGGGGTGTGCATGGAGCAATCCCATGGGATTTGGTCCCAACCCCTCTGGGGGTCAGCGTGACCCTGCATGGAGAGCCAGTGGATTGATCAGGCTGGGACAGAGGGTGGGTGACAGCTGGGACCCGATGACAAATGTGGGTTCCGATGCTGGTGTAACAGCAGACGTGGCGTGGGAGCAGGTGCCGGTGGCTGGAATGCCATCATGCTGCAGGGAATGCAGGGCAGGGGGGCACAGGGCATACAAAGGACACTCTGTCCCTGGATTCCAAACCTCATGTATGCCATTGCCATGTGGGAAAGCAAGGTCCCTTTGGACAGGGCACATGAGTGACtgggatgctgaagaaggacacttcatcagggactgcagggataggacaaggggtgatgggttcaaactgaaacaggggaagttcaggttggatctaaggcagaagctgttccctgtgagggtgctgatgcgctggcacagggtgcccagagaagctgtggctgccccatccctggcagtgctcaaggccaggttggacacaggggcttggagcaagctgctccagtggaaggggtccctgtccgtggcaggggttggagctagaggagctttaaggtcccttccaacagaaaccagtctgggatcctatGACTTGTACCAAGCACTGAGCATGTGGCCAGGACAGCTTTCGATGGGAGGGAGGTTTGCCGCCATCAGCCCTATCTTCATTTTTGGGGGTGATGTAAGGCTGCTTCTCTTTGCCCCCAGATGACGCGGAACCACGGCTGAGGCCTCATCCCCTGATGCGAACTTTCCAGCAGGTAACTGGTCCCAGttcagcagccccagagccaccacctccccacaccctgctgctctccctcgCCTGCGGTCGCCATGCACCCACTGTCCCCATGTGATGCCATCCCTGCCAAATGCTTGCTGCGGGCAAGGTCTGCTAGAGGTGCCGGGGATGAAGCAAAACGTAGGGGTGGcctcctggggctgcagggagacagGGTGCCCGAGGTTGGGTGCTGCTTGTCCCAGAGATCTCAGGCAGGTCCCTCTGCGTTCCAGGGTCATAGCGTGAGAGGCGCAGGCTTGGCTGTTCTCTAGCACCAGCTCGAATTCGGCACTGATTTCCCTACAGCTCAAGAGGTAGGGGAGCGCTCGGGGAGGGCGCTAGACAGCACTGCTGGCACGGCTTGAAGCAGTGAGGACAGGCACAAACCCCTTGGCTTTGACCTTCCCTCATCCCACCAGCTCTCAGGCTTCCCCCCTTAGCTCCAGGGCCAGTGGGAGGCTGGCACAGTGTCCCTTCTCCTTGGTGTCCCTGTGCTAGGGAGGCgatggggaaggaggggatggggatCACGGGCAGCGCTCACCCCCAGCCCCTCCGTTGCAGGGGTCTGCCCGCCGCAGAGTCAGCATCGCCGTCATCCCCAAGCAGCTCTTGGTAAGGACACGTGCAGCGGGGACAGACAAGAGCTCTGTGTCCCGCTGTCAGACGTGTCCCCAGGCTCGGTGCTACCGGGGCGCTGGGTCCCTACTGATGTTCCCACCTTTGGTGCCCAGCCAGGTGCCAGCCCTGAGAGCCGAGCGGCACTGGCCGGTGAGCTGGAGAGGGACGGGGCCCAGCGCTGGCGCAGCACCCAGAGGTAACTGCAGCGGGTGGCACGGCACCGGCTGCCACTGCCCCACGGGGCACGGCACAGCACTGGGTCCTCTCTCCCCCCAGGAGCGAGCTGGAGCCgcagggccagggcagcacCGTGACCGGGGACCCAGCGGCTGAGGCACAAGACAAAGGCTCAAGTGCAGGGAACAAGGAGCCGGAGCAGCTTGGACTGATGTGAGCAGAACCCTACGTGTGCCCAGCATCCTGTGTGTGCCCAGTAtctgcctgtggctgctggGCTCTTTGTGGTCCTAGGACTGCACATGGGAAATGGGCTGGGGAATTTGATGATGTAAAGCTGGGATGTTGCTTGTCTGCCCCAGTTTGACCCTcctctgcctcagttttccCTGTGCATTGTGGGTCGCCTGTGCCCTCCCAGGCTTGTTGCATTTGGGTTTGCAAAAGGGCCAGTGAGGTCTGGGGCTGAGCTGAACCCCTCCTTGTCCCCAGCTGGGGCAGAGGAGGGATTCACTCTCCTTTCCTGGCTGATGAGTGTCCCTGGTCACCTTCTCTCCAGGTCCAAGGGGGCCCCAGAGGTGCTGTGGCGGCCATGGCTCTTCCTCCCGCAGCACTACTGGGTTTTCTTCTGGCTGCTTCTGCTGAGCAtcgccttcctcctcctcatccgtgccctggagctgcagcgGCTGCAGTCTGTGGCATCGCCCAAGGCCTAAGCCTGAGCGGGGAGGGGGAGACCCTCAGTCTCCATCATTGCTCCTTCCTCACACTGTAAACCACCACATCCCTAGAATAATAAAATTGGAGGGAAAATGGGGGGATTGTAATGCTGGAACGCAGGGAATGTCCTGCAGTGGGATCTAAGGTTTGGCTGGCACCTCCTTGCAGGCAAAAAAGGCTCAAAAACCTGCAGAAGCTCTCATCGATGCTATGAGGTTGCCTGTTCTCAGCACACCAAggggtgcagggatgctgccacACAACCCCTCTGTGCTGCGGGCAGAGACCAGACTGCCCATGGCCAGTGGGTTTGCATTAGTCatgtaccccccccccccccccgccactaCGCTGACTGGACACCCTCCACCGCGGCGTCCTCGGTCCCTGCTCCTGGGGACCTGTAATTAAGATCTAATGCTCATCTGCTGCTGCCCGGGGGATAAAGGTGGGGCTGGAAGGAGCCGGGTCAGCGTTCAGACTCTCCCCTAGCACCGCAAAGGGCTCACAAACAGAGGGAGCTGTTCCCGATCGCTCCAGCGTCTGGGAAAACCGCCTGGTTCGACGCGGACGCCCCGTTTCCGCGTCCGCCCCGGGCTCTTTCTGCTTCAGAGCATGGATGGGCTCCGTTGTGCCAGCATCCAGCAGCTTTGCAGGGAGCCGGTGCCCTCGAAACACCCCTCCCGAGCTGGGAGGGGGGAGTATGGGGGTGGTTCTGCACCAGGACCCCCGGGAAGAGGCCCGAGGGGCCATgggaaggagggatggaggtgctgggctgggtggCCCCACTGCCCGCAGCCACCGGCGGTGCCACGGGTGACTCACGGCGACATAACCCCCGCCCCGTGCCCTTGAGTCACCATCCTCAGCCTCGTGGCAGGTTGTCCCCTTGTGTCACCGGAGCCCAGTGTCCAGCAGCACCCTGAGGACACCGgcacccaaaaccaccccaaagcACCAAGCCAGGAGAGACCTTCAGTGACTGCAGCGGCTGCATCCTCTGCCCTAAGGTACCGTCACCCTGCAGGGACCATTCCCACCCGGGTCCCCCCATCACCCCTAAAGTTCCCCGGGGGCTGTGGTGGTTCTGGCCACTGGTTGGGGTGCGGGGCTGTCACCGAGTGGGTCCCCCCTTTACCACAGCTCCCTCCTGGTCTCTATTTTtggctggggggggtgggtgggtggggtgTTACAGCGCAGAGCCAGGGCGGAAAGTGAAGCGGTTTGGTTTGCTCGCCTGGAtctttgtatttcctttatGAAAGTCTAGTTTCTCGCCCTAAAATTAACAAAAAGACACCCCAGACAACCAAAAGGGCAGGGGTTGTGCTGTGTATCTCCTCACCCAGCTGCTCCAAACCTCCCAGAGCAGCTTGGGGACCACTCGCGGGTGGGTGATGTGGGCTCAGCCTCCATCTCTGTGGTACCCCAATTGCAGCAGCACAAAGGCGGAGCACCCCAGCATCAACCCCCCTGTCCCAGCACCGCGCTGCAGCAGCCGGGACGCCAGGGTCCCTACGGTTCCCCCGGAGAGTGGAGGTAGGGtgggaaaaggggagggaagaagaggaggaggaggaggggaggggagggccgGGCCAGCCCGCAGCCGCTTGCGGAGCCGGAGCCCgtttcctgctttcttctgcCGCTGCAAGCAGCCCCGAGCTCTTCCCCCgggctgtgcctcagtttccctttccGGCCGGCTCTGGAGGTGAGTGAGGAGTGGCGATgggcagagcatccctgctTGGGGGTGTCAGGGCTCTGCTGTCTCCCCATACCCGTGTCCCCCAGCTCGGATGCGGGCAGCATCCCACCGGCCAGTCCCCTCCGCCCGCGGGGcttggctggggatgggggTTGCCAAAGCCAAGGGATGATTTTGAGGTGTTGACTGGGGGGAGGAACACAAGGGAAATGCTCAGCCCCACCGTGCCCGTGTCCTGTGGGATGCTCGGGATGCCGAGCAGGGATGCTCTCTGGCGGGGGGGCGGGAAGTGCTTTGTCTTCACTGCCCCATCCCCAAAGTCTCTTCCGGCGGTCCCCCCGCTGCATTCTCGCTGCTTCTTGCCCCcgggaaaaaaggaagagagcagCCCCCACTCCTCCTCCACACCTCCATTCCCAGTGCTTCCAGTGTTCCCAGTGCCGAGTGCGATGGAGTGGGAAGAGTTTTGCTGAGCACTTCTCCCACATCCTACCGCTCTGCCCAATGCAGGCAGAGGGATGCTCCAGGGGCCTCGGGAGTGAGTCGTAAGAGGGGGTTTGGGACTGGTCCCATCCCAGGGCTGAGCCTGGGGGACACAGTCCTGTGCCTGGGGTGGATGAAGACTCCAGTACATTTGGGTAGCCAAATCCATGGTACAAGACCCCACAGGGACAACAGGGGCTGGGGgtgaaggagaagcaggaggaggacaAAGATGTGGGATGCAAAGCCTGGCCCTGGGCGGACTTCTTGTGCCAAAACTCAGCTACAAGAGGCAGCTCCCTCCATGGGGCTGGTGGTGGGCAAGTTTATGCATCCCCCAGGTGTTGTCTCTGTCTCTCCTTGGGATGTGACTGGGCTGTGGCTTGTGAATCCCCTGCAAAGGGAACACCAAAATGCCCCAAGAAGTGCTcacttctgctgctggctgcaccTCCAAGGGGGGATTTTGGCGTGTGCTTTCCAGGGGGGAAGCTCCCCCACCGTGACCCCATGGCCAGGCTCTGCCCTTGCTACTGCTGGTGGCTGGTTtgtctcctcttctccactcttctccccacagctctgtgctgggggcCTCTGCCCATGCACCCACATCCCTGGCTCAAACCAGAGGATTTTCCCCTCCCTTCAAGAACTGGAGGCCTTAGGGCCCTCCCCGAGATTGCTGGAAGGACTTCCCAGGGTCCAGCCTGCCTCAGCAGCGGTCCAGGGGTCTCCAGGCTGGATCCCAAACCCAGAGCAGCCTGGTCCATGCTGGGAGCCAGCTCCCAGAGGCTCAGCTGGGGCTGGAAATCCTCCCAGCTTTCATTAGCTCTGTACGGAGCTGTGTCCTTCCCCACCCCGTTTCCATCTGCCTGGAAGACACATGAGCTCGcctgcagcccagcacccccagcgCAGCCCGCCCTGGCCATCTCCCAAGGGGCTACTGCTTCTCTTCATGCAAGGACACAGGGGAGACCCCGACCTACAAAGCAGGATGGGATGTCCCTGCTCTGGGGACGCTCCACATGCGTCATTCCTGGGTGATGTCCCCACCAGAGCCAACATGAGCTGAGTCAGGGCTGGCTCAGttctcaccccccacccccccagctcctccctCCAGCTTCCAGGAGCAGCTTTAAGGGAAGAAATGCAGAGGGCATCCATGGGGAGAAcagggctggaggcagcctGGCTCAGCGCCGTCCCTGGCCTTTGGGGGTTGAAAGCTGCTTGTTTGCACCAAACCTGCAGGAACTGAGTATccggggtgtgtgtgtgtgtgtgtgtgtgtgtctgaggTTCTGTCCTTGCTGACAGTTGCTGGGGGCTGAGCCTACTAAAGGGGATGTGTGCCAGCACAAGCATCATTTCCGTAGGAAACTTGGTGTAACACAGGGAGGGTTGTTCTGCCCCCTTTGAGCTTCCCTGCCCCAGCGCCGGGGCTGGAAAGCTTTCCTGGGAAGCATGCTGCCCCCGGCATCGTGTCCAGTGGGAATTGAGGCCTTGAGGTGGGTGAGGTCTGCAGcactgcctcagtttcccaggCTCAGTCTGTGCCACTGGCGTGGCcacaagggctggagcacacgggggaagagcaggaatctGTGTCCGGGTCTCACCGCCCTGCTGTGAGCGCATCGGTCCTGTCCTCTGCCCCCATGCTGCTGGTTTGGGGACCGACCAGAGggtgccagctcctgctccgTCATGGCTGGATGCTTTGTCCGTGTGCCTGCCCAGGAAGGAGGAGGTTAAAGTGCCCGGATTTCCTGCCTGTGAGGGAAGGTGACctgcagaagtgctttgcaaagtGCCTGCAGGCCTAGGAAAGCTGCTGGAGTGAGACCAAACTTGAAACCCATCTAGAAACCGGCCTTTCCAGCCTAAATTTAAGCCCTGGCTTAAACCCCTCCATTCCCCCACCCCACCAAGGGCAGCCGGGCTCAGATGCTGCCTCATTCGCCCTCTGGCATCATGCAGGGTGCCACCGCATTCCTGCCAGTAACACCAACAGGAGAGGGCAAAGAGCAATGGTTCAAAGGTGGGAGTGTTCCGGCTTCCCAAGGCTTTCACCAGTTCCTCCTCG of Lathamus discolor isolate bLatDis1 chromosome 19, bLatDis1.hap1, whole genome shotgun sequence contains these proteins:
- the LOC136023650 gene encoding inositol 1,4,5-triphosphate receptor associated 2-like; this encodes MKPLAGTSLGKEEEEAQGLAHGCRRRQRQRIKGPSPSAQREEQAELAGLPVSPDEGRMSSPQGHPDRVLAGSEQSVEHVGEVPGTDRQEVAVHTRDSAGAKEDAQTPEEPLLSFPSELVVLERLGLHGVALTEQDVEAAFTHLALAFRCDVFTLQQRVQVEKRARDAAEENIQEELGQCRAALERLGPFCTDTGCRETLEQLQHSLAVLATAVERATSAAEKLGAVHQEARMSRAAEVMVQHVENLKRHHLREHTELEEMKRLIQQNSRNRQLAESQDDAEPRLRPHPLMRTFQQGSARRRVSIAVIPKQLLPGASPESRAALAGELERDGAQRWRSTQRSELEPQGQGSTVTGDPAAEAQDKGSSAGNKEPEQLGLMSKGAPEVLWRPWLFLPQHYWVFFWLLLLSIAFLLLIRALELQRLQSVASPKA